From the genome of Plectropomus leopardus isolate mb chromosome 9, YSFRI_Pleo_2.0, whole genome shotgun sequence:
GAGTCCAAATTTCTGCCAACTCCAAAGGAAAAGCCAGAGCCCATGTTCGTTGTGGTCAGACCATGGAtctctttttcttatttactttAGACCTTAAGAGAAAAACACGGTGCTTAACGTTACTGAGAATAAACCAAATATGGCATGCAGttacacaaagacagacaggtgcATGAATGAGTTTGACAGGTCAGTGAATGGACAGACACACTTTGGGAGGGGGGCACGACCGCTAACTATTACACCTAGCACCCTGGTGAAAGGTGATACGGCCCTTATTCCTGTTCTCAACCACCACCAACTCAACCCTTATTGATCAAGTAGTAGAGATGCATCTTAAGATGGCTGACAGGTGGAATGAATCCATCTTTAATGATCACAGACCCCACACCACAGCCTACCCTAACCCCACCACAATGCTTGAATGGATTTAGAGTAGATGGAGATCTTTGGGGTCAAAAAAGGCACCAATGGTTACAGCTATGTTCTCATACTACCACggatgatgcaaaaatgcataCCTGCACTACGTGTGATCAGTATGGCTTGTAGCTATTCTGGTGGCCACGTCTTGGAGTTTTCCCATAGCTTGTATTGCCCTGGTCTGGAGGACAAGAGAAAAAGGGACTGAGTTCTTCTGTACAACAAGGAGGaccaagaaaataaagtttctctcattctttttctttccgtGGGGGCACTTATCGCTTACTGTAATCGTAGCCACCCCCATAGCCGTAATAACCAGCAGAGTAGTCATAGTTGCCGTAGTTGCCGTATCCGTAGCCTTGCTGTCCGTAACCATAGTTTTGGTTGTATCCCTGGTTCCAGTAGTTGTTGTAACCTTGATTCCAGTTCTGGCCCTGGCCTAGAATGAACAGGTGAGGCCTTTGTCACAACTCTCAAGCATACAGGACCCAGACAGGTGCGCATTTTAAGTCTACcactcattattttgtttttaataaacattttgttggtATACATGCAAAAAGGTGCTCACCTCCACGGCCCCTGCCGCGTCCTCCATATCCACGGGCAccatactgctgctgctggtagACCTCTTTGGGCTGGGCTATTTTAATTTCGCACTGGAACACCACACAAGAGCACATTACATTGCAGTGCGTCACGCCTATTGTTAAACTTATGAAACTCAGAACACCTTACCCAATTTCACCTGTGTGCAAAACGGTGTGTGTGGTGTGCCGTTACCTTGCTTCCACCGACGTTGTGGTACTTCTTCTCCATAATCTTCTTGACGGGAGCCTCTTCTTTGTATGTGATGAATACGAATCCCCTCCTCTTTTCCGTCTTTGGATCTTGAGGGAGTTCAATGGTCTCAACCTACGCggaagaaaaacagactttgaAGCAACCATTAACTTTAACCTTTGCTTCCTTAATGATGtgacaaaaatgtgttgaatacCATACCTCTCCAAAGGTGCCGAAGTACTCCTGAATGACTTCCTTTGAGGTGTCAGGGTTAAGGCCTCCCACAAAGATTTTCTTGACTGGATCCTTCTTCATGGCCATGGCCTTCTTGGGGTCGATAACTCGGCCATCTAGCCTGTGCTCCTTCTGTTCAAGAACCTAAaatcaaaacatacaaaaaatttGATTGATGTAGTCTTTTCGTGAATTTAAAGGCTACATTCCagtaaattgatttgattttctatcaccagactgttctagcagtttttattttaacccacATCATAATTATATCAACATCACTGATGATTATCAAAAATCGTATTTTATCACTGAGTATTTCGTCCAAAAAGaaattttttggttttctccATCCCTTATTTATGCACAGACACAATTGCCTCTGCACTCACCTTTTCTACACTGGCTGCGTCTTTAAAGAGAATGAAGCCGAAGCCTCTTGATCGGCCTGTCTGCTGGTCAATCTTGATGGTGCAGTCTGTCACCTCACCAAATTTAGTGAAGTAATCTTTAAGATCCTTCTTGCTCGTTTCCCAGCTGAGGCCACCAACAAACATTTTCCTGAGCACAGAGAGACGGAAAAAGACATGTTTAGAGTTACAGGCAGCACTGCTACTGGAACTTTATATATGGCTGTGGTGAAGGTGGGGGTGGGCAGGAGGGGGGTGTAAATGTACACACTGTTCCAGAACATCTGTTGACACCACGGCATTAGAGGGCAGGCTTCAGTAGCTCcagtttaagtttattttgatataaaagTGAACAAGTATATAGAAAATCGCTACGATATGACCAGATCGTCATCATATCAATAGTTCCGCGTGAGCCTATACACGTTAGGTTTTATCCGTGCTCACGCGCCCATCCCCCCTCCGCTCTGCATATGGCGCCAACAAAGGCCGGTTGAACAAAGAAACATGGAAAACCACGAGTGCTTATTATAAATGTCGGTTTCACAAAAGATTCACATTTTTCACTTACCCTGCATCCTCCTCGCCCTTGCTGGCGTCGATCTGGCCTCCCTCTGTGCCGCCGTTTTGCGAATTCCCGTCGGCGTCGGGCCCTGCGCCCTCTCCTTCCCCCTCTCCGCAGTCATTCACAGCGCTCTCGTCGTTCCCTTCTTCGGTGTGGTCGGCTCCGTTAAAATCATCGTCGACTTCGTGGCCGTTCTCTGATGTTTCCATATACTGCTGCTCTATCTCAGACATGTTTAACTATGTTACCTaaacccaaaagaaaaaaaaaaatgcatttcactaAATCGCGGTGGTTATATAATCCATCATGCCGTGCATGCTTCGCCATTGACATGGTGGCAATGCATGCATTTCCCACCATTTTGGCCGGCACGTTCGCGTTCCATACATtcatagtatgacgtttttgttGCAGAGCGACGGCAAAACGGGCAacacagcaacatttatttacacaacACGGTGACCATGCATGAAAAGTACACTTCTGGCGGAGCAAAGATTAGAAACAGTCTAACCATCTGCATTACGCTGATAAACCGAGCCTGTACCGTAGCGTTACAACTCGCCGTTACGTAATATAAAGACTGTTGGCCGTACCGTGGGCCTACATTTTATAGTAAAAACCAACATTTCATTTACATCACCCTATAAACACAACTTACAGACTAGAACAATCGAAGTACTTACGTGACGatataatgaaaaagaaaacaagggtAAAGATGTAGGAAAACCTGCTTACTGGTCACACAACCGGAGAGCTCTCTTCAAGATGGATTCTCCCACACGACGACAACTCGTGGTTGGTTTTCTAGAACCGGCAGAAAAAAACGCTAGTTCTGCAGAGAAGCCATCTGATTGGAGGATGTCTGCTGCCACTCACGATGCCGACCAACCACAAGCACGCCTCTttcttttcacagaaaatgttcaCGCCCCTAACACACAGGAAGGAACTCGGAGTACCTTTTCTGCGTTTAGTGATAAAGAGTTGTCCACTGGCCGGCAATTATAAAATATGACGacttgctgctgtttgtgttagAATAGGACTGTCTGCACTGCTGTTCACTCTGAGTCCGACAAAGATGTAGTCAAATGCAACAATAGTCCAGTCCGAGGTGGTGAAAATGAGCGGACGGTATGTGAAAAACGTCTCATTTGTAGATGTTGGTATGAACATAATGATGGATAAACGCACAGAGAATTGCCATCAAGCTTTTTATATGTACACATGGTCACATGTAAAGGTGACTCTGTTTCAGAATATATGGCacaagttattaaaaaatatgagttACACACAGAGGCCCCATAAAATAACAATCAAGCACAATATGTTCGAAATA
Proteins encoded in this window:
- the hnrnpaba gene encoding heterogeneous nuclear ribonucleoprotein A/Ba; this translates as MSEIEQQYMETSENGHEVDDDFNGADHTEEGNDESAVNDCGEGEGEGAGPDADGNSQNGGTEGGQIDASKGEEDAGKMFVGGLSWETSKKDLKDYFTKFGEVTDCTIKIDQQTGRSRGFGFILFKDAASVEKVLEQKEHRLDGRVIDPKKAMAMKKDPVKKIFVGGLNPDTSKEVIQEYFGTFGEVETIELPQDPKTEKRRGFVFITYKEEAPVKKIMEKKYHNVGGSKCEIKIAQPKEVYQQQQYGARGYGGRGRGRGGQGQNWNQGYNNYWNQGYNQNYGYGQQGYGYGNYGNYDYSAGYYGYGGGYDYNQGNTSYGKTPRRGHQNSYKPY